The genomic window GAACTCGTCGAGCAGAGCGGCGATCCGCAGATTGGAATCGGCAGCCACTTCTTCCCCCTTGCGGTCGATAGCCTCGATCACGGGGGCGAAAAACTCCCCGATATTGACGACCGCGTAGACGATGAAGGGGGTGCCCGGAACCCGTCGGCTGACCATGTATTTTTCCCGCTCGCGGTTGTCGCCGTCCACGAACAGGTATTCCCCCGCGGTCTCCGGCTCGGTGAAACTGCGGCTGACCAGGTCCCACATCTGGGGATAGCGGTCTTTCCATTCGGCGAAGTTCCGTCCCTCGATATCCGGGTTGGGGTGCCAGATCGAGACCCCCCGGTCGTCGCCGACGTCGATATAGCCGGCCCGGTGGCGGCCGGGATAGATCGCCTCGATCTCCTGGGTGGCGATCCGGCGCAGCTCCGGGTCCCGGCGCAGGGCGGCATAGTCGGCGCAGTCGCGGCCGCGCAGCAGGTACGCCAATTCGGCGCCGGCCTGGCGGGCGCGTCCCTGGACGATCTCCCGGGCGTACCGGACCAGGAGGCTCTCGGCCAGGACCCGGTTTTCCCGCGAAACCGACTCGACCGTGCGCTCGCTGCTCCCCCGGACCCGAACGAGCAGGCGGTCGATCCCCGATTCCACGGTCAGGAGCACCCCGGCCGCCACCGCCGCCACCAGGAATGCGAAGGCGAGAACCAAGCGCAGGCGCAGGCTCGTCCTGCGCCGGGGAGCCTCCCCCCTTCTGTTTACCCGCCCCTTCATGGTGGTGTATCTTACCACAGGAGGAGGCGCCCGTGGAAAACCGGCCCGTCGAAATCCGGCCTTACGCTCCCGGCGACCGCGTCCCGGTCCGGGACCTGGCCGTGGATACCGCTCTCCGGGGAGAGCCGGGAACTGCGTTTCTCCCCGACCGGGAACTGCTGGCCGACCTCCTCACCGGGCCCTTCCTCGATCTCGAACCCGGCAACGTCTTCGTGGCGGTGACGCCGGAAGGAGCCCTGGCCGGGTATATCTTCGGTTCCGGAAATTTCAAGCGCCTGGGGCGCGCCTTCTGGCCGCGGTTCCTGCCCGGCATCGCCGTACGCGCCTTACGGCGGGGGCTGCTGGCGGACACGGGCGCGCGCCGGTTCCTGATCGGAGCGGCCCGGGCCGGCCTGGGGGGGGAATTCGGCTGCCCGGCCGACCTCGCCCCCTACCCGGGAGTGCTTCACATCAACCTCTCCCGGGAACGGCGGGGGCGGGGGCTGGGAAGCCGCCTGCTCCGCCGTTTTCTGGGCCACCTGGCGGCCGCCGGAACTCCGGGCGTCCATTGCGGGACCATGTCCGAATCCGCCCGTGATTTTTTCCTGCGCAACGGCTTCCTTCAGCTCTGCCGGAAACGGCGGCCGTTCTTCGACGCCTATGCCGGACGGGAAGTGACCTATTTCGTCCTGGCAAAAC from bacterium includes these protein-coding regions:
- a CDS encoding GNAT family N-acetyltransferase, coding for MENRPVEIRPYAPGDRVPVRDLAVDTALRGEPGTAFLPDRELLADLLTGPFLDLEPGNVFVAVTPEGALAGYIFGSGNFKRLGRAFWPRFLPGIAVRALRRGLLADTGARRFLIGAARAGLGGEFGCPADLAPYPGVLHINLSRERRGRGLGSRLLRRFLGHLAAAGTPGVHCGTMSESARDFFLRNGFLQLCRKRRPFFDAYAGREVTYFVLAKPLDGAAARAGDV